In one window of Thermodesulfobacteriota bacterium DNA:
- a CDS encoding HD domain-containing protein, which translates to MPALLDNMREVLNRREGRILSPAAARSADGVRRREDRLLENDYRQPFAVDVDRILHSLAYTRYIDKTQVFYLVENDHITHRVLHVQLVSRVARTIGRLLELNEDLIEAIALGHDIGHAPFGHEGEMYLSRLCREAGIDCFLHNVQSVQFLDRVERKGKGCNLCLQTLDGILCHDGEVHNRTLKPVRVKTFEVFEDEILRKKKEPDLPLVPMTMEGCVVRFADTISYIGRDIEDAIRLKLISREDLPRPCTRLLGDTNGKIVFALVTDIIRTSMNRDSIAFSEEISQTLQTLKAFNYERIYRNPKIKAASDTIRRLFEMLFERYCRDIETGNSASVIFTSFLHDMSEAYVASHRTAEIVRDFLAGMTDQYFIRQCPPDIRPALVWQEQP; encoded by the coding sequence ATGCCCGCATTACTGGACAACATGAGAGAAGTGCTGAACCGGCGTGAAGGCCGGATCCTGTCGCCGGCGGCCGCCCGCAGCGCTGACGGTGTCCGCCGCCGGGAAGATCGGCTGCTGGAAAACGACTATCGCCAGCCCTTTGCCGTGGACGTGGACCGGATTCTCCATTCTCTGGCGTATACCCGCTATATTGACAAAACCCAGGTGTTTTATCTGGTTGAAAACGACCATATTACTCATCGGGTACTGCACGTGCAGCTGGTTTCCCGGGTGGCCCGGACCATCGGCCGCCTGCTGGAGCTGAACGAGGACCTGATCGAGGCCATCGCCCTGGGACACGATATCGGTCACGCTCCTTTCGGTCACGAGGGCGAGATGTATCTCTCCCGGCTCTGCCGGGAGGCGGGCATCGACTGTTTTCTGCACAATGTCCAGAGCGTTCAGTTTTTAGACCGGGTGGAACGCAAGGGCAAGGGCTGCAATCTGTGCCTGCAGACCCTGGACGGCATTCTGTGCCACGACGGTGAGGTCCATAACCGGACCCTGAAACCGGTCAGAGTCAAGACTTTTGAAGTATTTGAAGATGAGATCTTACGCAAAAAGAAGGAGCCGGACCTTCCCCTGGTGCCAATGACAATGGAGGGTTGCGTGGTCCGTTTCGCGGACACGATCAGCTATATCGGCCGGGATATCGAAGACGCCATCCGGTTGAAGCTGATCAGCCGGGAGGATCTTCCCCGGCCCTGCACCCGGCTGCTGGGGGATACCAACGGCAAGATTGTTTTCGCCCTGGTGACGGATATCATCCGGACCAGCATGAACCGCGACAGTATCGCTTTCAGCGAGGAGATATCCCAGACCCTGCAGACGCTGAAGGCCTTTAATTACGAGCGGATTTATCGGAATCCGAAAATAAAGGCCGCCTCCGACACGATCCGGCGGCTGTTTGAAATGCTTTTCGAGCGGTATTGCCGTGATATTGAAACCGGCAACAGCGCTTCCGTCATTTTTACCAGCTTTCTGCATGACATGTCCGAAGCGTATGTGGCGTCCCATCGGACGGCGGAAATCGTCAGGGACTTCCTGGCCGGAATGACGGATCAGTATTTTATCCGTCAGTGCCCGCCGGACATACGCCCGGCCCTTGTCTGGCAGGAGCAGCCATAG
- a CDS encoding LapA family protein: MKKVKIIVLLIVVGLIGLIGFQNREVVLDAQQFGINLLFYSYQSPEIPNFALLIAFFLAGLLLAYFSSLKGRFQSGRTIKELTGQLDDCREKIAVLEKDRGGLKAVPNTPEVVETGPDAGA, encoded by the coding sequence ATGAAAAAGGTAAAAATTATCGTCTTGCTGATCGTCGTGGGGCTGATCGGTTTGATCGGTTTCCAGAATCGGGAAGTTGTTCTGGATGCCCAACAATTCGGCATTAATCTGTTATTCTATTCCTACCAGTCCCCTGAAATCCCTAATTTCGCCCTGCTCATCGCTTTTTTCCTGGCTGGTCTGCTGCTGGCCTATTTTTCCAGCCTGAAGGGACGGTTCCAGTCCGGACGGACCATAAAGGAACTGACCGGGCAGCTGGATGACTGCCGTGAAAAGATCGCCGTCCTGGAGAAAGATCGGGGGGGCCTCAAAGCCGTTCCCAACACCCCCGAGGTTGTGGAGACCGGCCCCGACGCCGGCGCCTGA